The window CGGACGTGATCAAGATCGAGCGCCCGGGCGCCGGCGATTTCCTGCGCACGACGCTTCCGCAGCCGGACGGCTCCAGTTTTCTCTTCATCGCCGGCAACCGCAACAAGCGGGCGATGACGCTGGATCTCCGGAAGCCGGGGGGCCGTGAGATTCTGGAACGCTTGCTGCGGCGGGCCGACGTGCTCGTACACAACTTCCGCCCTGGCGCGATGGAGAAGCTCGGCTACGGCTACGAACAGGTGCGCGGGCTGAACCCGCAACTTGTTTACGCGATGGGCAGCGGGTTCGGGCCGTCCGGCCCGTACGTCCTGAAGGGCGGGCAGGACTGGATCGCGCAGGCGATGGGCGGATCGTTGATGCGCCGGGCGGAGCCGGGCACGCCGCCGGAGCCGTTCACCGTGGCGGTGTGCGACTTCGCGGCCGGCATGCTGCTGGTGCAGGGCATTCTGCTCGCGCTCATGGCGCGCGAGCGGACCGGCCGCGGCCAGCTCGTCACCTCGTCGCTCTACGACAGCATGTTCTATATGCAGCAGCAGGAAGCCGCGTGCATGCTCAACGCCGGCCAGGAGATCAACTGGAGCCGGATGCCGCTCAACGGCCACTTCCAGACGCGCGACGGGAAGTGGATTCTCTTCCTCGGGGCCTTCAAGCAGGAGCCGCTGCGGGACATCTGCCGGGCGCTGCGGCTCGACCCGCTGCACGAAGACCAGCGCTTTGCGACCGAGCCCGCGCAGTTTGCTCACCGCGCCGAGCTGCAGGCGATCTTCCGGCGGCGGATCGCCGAGCTGACGCAGGGCGAAGCGCTGCGCGCGCTCGAGGGCCAGGACATCCTCTGCGCGCCGATCCGCACGCTCGCCGAGGCGCTCGCGGATCCGCAGCTCGCGCACAACGAGATGGTCGTCGATATCCCCGACGGGCGGCGCGGCCGGGTGAAGGCGATCGGCAATCCGGTCAAGCTCAGCGAGACGGCGGCCGCGGTGCGGCGGGGCGCGCCGGACGCCGGCGAGCACACGGACGAGATCCTCCGCGAGCTCGGCTACGGCGACGACGAGATCAAGCGGCTCCGCGCGGAGGTCGCGGTATGATCGCCG of the bacterium genome contains:
- a CDS encoding CoA transferase, coding for MAEPAAASHSAPLPLEGVRVVDFTQITLGPIATQMLGDFGADVIKIERPGAGDFLRTTLPQPDGSSFLFIAGNRNKRAMTLDLRKPGGREILERLLRRADVLVHNFRPGAMEKLGYGYEQVRGLNPQLVYAMGSGFGPSGPYVLKGGQDWIAQAMGGSLMRRAEPGTPPEPFTVAVCDFAAGMLLVQGILLALMARERTGRGQLVTSSLYDSMFYMQQQEAACMLNAGQEINWSRMPLNGHFQTRDGKWILFLGAFKQEPLRDICRALRLDPLHEDQRFATEPAQFAHRAELQAIFRRRIAELTQGEALRALEGQDILCAPIRTLAEALADPQLAHNEMVVDIPDGRRGRVKAIGNPVKLSETAAAVRRGAPDAGEHTDEILRELGYGDDEIKRLRAEVAV